A single region of the Microthrixaceae bacterium genome encodes:
- the panC gene encoding pantoate--beta-alanine ligase: protein MEIIEGIAELREALDDHRANGRRVGFAPTMGYLHDGHESLFKRAVGDCDVAVASIFVNPLQFGVGEDLDAYPRDPHGDRERAQRCGIAYLFTPSVEEMYPRPVLTTVSVRSLAAVMEGASRPTHFDGVATVVTKLLSIVGPCRAYFGEKDYQQLAIIRQLAFDLSLPVEIVGCPTIREDDGLARSSRNVYLSDAERAVAPVLHRALRHGADLIVGGQRDAEVVRRAMAEVIEAEPLGELDYVEVADGATLEPQLRCDLSSRLFGAVRFGRARLIDNVGIEGR from the coding sequence GTGGAGATCATCGAAGGAATCGCCGAGCTTCGTGAGGCCCTCGACGACCACCGCGCGAACGGTCGCCGGGTCGGATTCGCTCCGACGATGGGGTACCTCCACGACGGCCACGAGTCGCTGTTCAAACGCGCCGTTGGCGACTGCGACGTCGCGGTCGCCAGCATCTTCGTCAACCCGCTGCAGTTCGGCGTCGGCGAGGACCTCGACGCGTATCCGCGCGATCCGCATGGCGATCGCGAACGGGCGCAACGCTGCGGAATCGCGTACCTGTTCACGCCGTCGGTGGAGGAGATGTATCCCCGACCGGTCCTCACGACCGTGTCGGTGCGTTCGCTCGCCGCGGTGATGGAGGGCGCGAGCCGGCCCACCCATTTCGACGGGGTGGCGACGGTGGTGACGAAACTGCTGTCGATCGTGGGCCCCTGTCGGGCGTATTTCGGCGAGAAGGATTATCAGCAGCTTGCGATCATCCGTCAGCTCGCCTTCGACCTGTCGCTCCCCGTCGAGATCGTCGGGTGCCCAACGATTCGAGAGGACGACGGGCTCGCGCGATCGAGCCGTAACGTGTATCTGAGCGACGCTGAACGTGCCGTGGCTCCGGTGCTGCACCGAGCGTTGCGCCACGGGGCCGACCTGATCGTCGGCGGGCAGCGCGACGCCGAGGTGGTGCGCCGAGCGATGGCGGAGGTGATCGAGGCGGAGCCGCTCGGCGAACTCGATTACGTCGAGGTGGCCGACGGTGCAACACTCGAACCGCAGCTTCGCTGTGATCTTTCCAGCAGACTTTTCGGAGCGGTGCGCTTTGGCCGCGCCCGGCTGATCGACAACGTGGGAATCGAGGGCAGGTGA
- a CDS encoding DUF2520 domain-containing protein has protein sequence MTTKVRIVGAGRAGGAFALALRRAGWNVDGPIGRDHAAIEAAADGVDLVLVCVSDPAIAEVASTIRPGDAVVAHVAGAVGLDVLAPHRRVGAIHPLVSLPSAELGAERLVGAWYGTGGDPIVWEVARALRGRSFRISDLDRVTYHAAACVAANHLVALLGQVERLAASIGAPIDAYLDMAAAVVENVRTLGAAEALTGPAARGDLATIERHLEAIGPDERDTYRVLAREATRLAGRDLLAPLDRIEG, from the coding sequence GTGACCACGAAGGTTCGCATCGTGGGTGCGGGCCGCGCCGGCGGCGCGTTCGCGTTGGCGCTGCGGCGCGCCGGCTGGAACGTCGACGGGCCGATCGGGCGCGACCACGCCGCGATCGAGGCGGCGGCAGACGGGGTCGATTTGGTGTTGGTGTGCGTGTCCGACCCGGCGATCGCCGAGGTCGCCTCGACGATCCGGCCCGGCGACGCGGTGGTCGCCCACGTGGCCGGCGCCGTCGGACTCGACGTGCTCGCCCCCCATCGGCGCGTCGGCGCCATCCATCCGCTCGTGTCGTTGCCCTCGGCCGAGTTGGGCGCCGAGCGGCTCGTCGGAGCCTGGTATGGAACCGGCGGCGATCCGATCGTGTGGGAGGTGGCTCGAGCGTTACGAGGTCGCTCGTTTCGCATCTCGGATCTCGACCGTGTCACCTACCACGCCGCAGCTTGTGTCGCAGCGAATCATCTCGTCGCCCTGCTGGGTCAGGTCGAACGGCTCGCAGCGTCGATCGGCGCCCCGATCGACGCCTATCTCGACATGGCCGCGGCCGTCGTCGAGAACGTTCGCACCCTGGGAGCGGCCGAGGCGCTGACCGGCCCCGCGGCGCGTGGCGACCTCGCGACGATCGAGCGGCATCTCGAGGCCATCGGCCCCGACGAGCGCGACACCTACCGTGTGCTCGCACGCGAGGCCACCCGCCTGGCCGGCCGCGACCTGCTCGCACCGCTCGACCGGATAGAGGGCTGA
- the folK gene encoding 2-amino-4-hydroxy-6-hydroxymethyldihydropteridine diphosphokinase, producing MTRSILALGSNLGDRRAYLSDAIASLPDLVAVSNVYETEPVGGPLRQGPYLNMVAVLDTDLSPKDLLGLCHRLEAAAYRVREEHWGPRTLDVDIIWVDGVEMDDPNLTLPHPRWKDRRFVLVPMQEVAPDLVSDRDIETADGRVWLAEGLA from the coding sequence ATGACCCGTTCGATTCTGGCGCTCGGATCGAACCTCGGCGACCGGCGGGCGTATCTGAGCGATGCCATCGCGTCGTTGCCCGACCTGGTGGCGGTTTCCAACGTCTATGAGACCGAACCGGTCGGCGGTCCCCTGCGACAGGGGCCGTATCTGAACATGGTGGCCGTCCTCGACACCGACCTGTCGCCGAAGGACCTGTTGGGTCTGTGTCATCGCCTCGAGGCGGCGGCGTATCGGGTGCGCGAGGAACACTGGGGGCCGCGGACCCTCGATGTCGACATCATCTGGGTCGATGGTGTGGAGATGGACGACCCCAACCTCACCCTTCCCCACCCGCGTTGGAAGGATCGTCGGTTCGTGCTGGTTCCGATGCAGGAGGTCGCCCCCGACCTCGTCAGCGATCGCGACATCGAGACCGCGGACGGTCGGGTATGGCTGGCGGAGGGGTTGGCGTGA
- the folB gene encoding dihydroneopterin aldolase has protein sequence MTDVIELRGLRALGYIGALAEEQQRRQPFEVDLDVEVDLSQSGHSDDLDDTVDYGALCATVEGIIEHERAALMERAAARIAHEVLLDRRIDAVTVSIRKLRPPVPQHLETSGVRIRREQRR, from the coding sequence ATGACGGATGTGATCGAGCTGCGCGGCCTGCGGGCCCTCGGCTACATCGGAGCGTTGGCCGAGGAACAACAGCGTCGCCAGCCCTTCGAGGTGGACCTCGACGTCGAGGTCGATCTCTCGCAGTCGGGCCACAGCGATGATCTCGACGACACGGTCGACTACGGCGCCCTGTGTGCCACGGTCGAAGGCATCATCGAACATGAACGCGCGGCGCTGATGGAGCGAGCGGCGGCACGCATTGCTCACGAGGTCCTGCTCGATCGGCGCATCGACGCGGTCACGGTGTCGATTCGGAAACTGAGACCGCCGGTTCCCCAGCACCTCGAAACGTCGGGAGTGCGAATCCGTCGAGAGCAGCGGCGATGA
- the folP gene encoding dihydropteroate synthase, translating into MIPSIMGVLNVTPDSFSDGGRYVDLDAAVSHARRMVDEGADVIDVGGESTRPGAVAGSIDEELERVVPVIAAISGFGARISVDTRHEQVASAAIDAGASIINDVSASLWPVAARRGVGWLAMHMAGDPASMQQRVPTYRDVCREVGDELVAHANAAAHGGVAEIWIDPGIGFGKTAQHNLELVARIDELVATGIPVALGVSRKSTLGALCAQADRTPDRPPAPTDRLEAALTMAVWAMAAGVSLIRVHDVAAHVAALGMAFERLNAPNHLQNGLRAG; encoded by the coding sequence ATGATCCCCTCGATCATGGGCGTCTTGAACGTCACGCCGGATTCGTTCAGTGACGGGGGCCGCTACGTCGATCTCGATGCCGCGGTGAGTCACGCGCGCCGCATGGTCGATGAGGGCGCCGACGTGATCGATGTCGGCGGTGAATCCACCCGACCAGGAGCGGTCGCCGGGTCGATCGACGAGGAACTCGAGCGGGTCGTTCCGGTGATCGCCGCGATCAGCGGCTTCGGGGCGCGGATCTCGGTCGATACCCGACACGAACAGGTCGCCAGCGCGGCGATCGATGCCGGTGCCTCGATCATCAACGATGTGTCGGCGTCGCTGTGGCCCGTCGCGGCCCGGCGCGGGGTCGGCTGGCTGGCGATGCACATGGCGGGGGATCCGGCCTCGATGCAACAGCGTGTTCCGACGTACCGCGACGTGTGCCGAGAGGTGGGCGACGAGTTGGTGGCGCATGCCAACGCAGCGGCGCATGGCGGGGTGGCGGAGATCTGGATCGATCCGGGCATCGGGTTCGGCAAGACGGCGCAACACAACCTCGAACTCGTCGCGCGAATCGACGAGTTGGTCGCGACCGGGATTCCGGTCGCGTTGGGGGTCAGCCGCAAGTCGACCCTCGGCGCGTTGTGCGCTCAAGCGGACCGAACCCCGGACCGCCCTCCGGCGCCGACGGACCGTCTCGAGGCGGCGCTGACGATGGCGGTGTGGGCGATGGCCGCGGGCGTGAGCCTGATTCGGGTACACGATGTTGCAGCGCACGTCGCCGCGCTCGGGATGGCGTTCGAGCGCTTGAATGCCCCCAACCATCTCCAGAACGGCTTACGGGCCGGCTGA
- the folE gene encoding GTP cyclohydrolase I FolE: MTERSTTSASDLNTIDATVPAGVAASPVDLGRIEAAVREILAAIGEDPDRDGLRDTPARVARMYAETSSGLHEEPAQHLKVTFDAGHEEMILVRDVPFYSMCEHHLVPFFGKAHMAYIPNTEGRITGLSKLARLVDGFAKRPQVQERLTTQVADAMVNVLDPRGVMVVIEAEHLCMGMRGVRKPGSTTVTSAVRGIFLTDKAARAEAMSFVQR, from the coding sequence ATGACTGAGCGCTCAACCACCTCTGCGTCGGACCTGAACACGATCGACGCGACCGTCCCTGCGGGGGTCGCGGCCTCGCCGGTCGACCTCGGCCGTATCGAAGCTGCGGTTCGCGAGATCCTCGCCGCCATCGGGGAGGATCCCGACCGCGATGGCTTGCGCGACACTCCAGCCCGGGTCGCTCGGATGTACGCGGAGACCAGTAGCGGGCTTCACGAGGAACCGGCTCAACACCTGAAGGTGACCTTCGACGCCGGTCACGAAGAGATGATCCTCGTGCGCGATGTTCCCTTCTATTCCATGTGTGAACATCACCTCGTCCCGTTCTTCGGCAAGGCGCACATGGCCTACATCCCCAACACCGAGGGGCGAATCACCGGGCTTTCGAAGCTTGCCCGCCTCGTCGACGGCTTCGCGAAGCGTCCGCAGGTGCAGGAACGACTCACCACCCAGGTCGCCGATGCGATGGTCAACGTGCTCGACCCCCGCGGGGTGATGGTGGTCATCGAGGCCGAACACCTGTGCATGGGGATGCGCGGGGTCCGCAAGCCGGGATCGACGACGGTCACCAGCGCGGTGCGCGGCATCTTCCTGACCGATAAGGCCGCCCGGGCCGAGGCCATGAGTTTCGTACAGCGCTGA
- the hpt gene encoding hypoxanthine phosphoribosyltransferase, whose product MSFAERDPEVGEVLLTTEQIQARIAEIGAQLTQRYAGRSPLLVCVLKGAYVFMTDLARAIDLPVEIDFIAVSSYGSSTRTSGVVRLVKDLDQDIAGRDVILVEDIIDSGLTLRYLRRNLESRKPASLEVCALIARESADIEALEVNYVGFTVADEDWLVGYGLDVAQRYRNLDYLARYQQGE is encoded by the coding sequence ATGAGCTTTGCCGAGCGCGACCCCGAAGTCGGAGAGGTTCTCCTCACCACCGAGCAGATTCAGGCGCGAATCGCCGAAATCGGTGCGCAACTGACGCAACGTTACGCCGGGCGAAGCCCATTGCTGGTCTGTGTCCTCAAGGGCGCCTACGTCTTCATGACCGATCTGGCGCGAGCGATCGACCTGCCGGTCGAGATCGACTTCATCGCGGTGTCGTCGTATGGAAGCTCCACCCGGACCTCCGGCGTGGTGCGCCTCGTCAAGGATCTCGACCAGGACATCGCCGGTCGCGACGTGATTCTGGTGGAAGACATCATCGATTCGGGGCTCACGCTGCGCTACCTGCGCCGAAACCTCGAGTCCCGAAAGCCCGCCAGTCTCGAGGTGTGCGCCCTGATCGCTCGGGAATCGGCCGATATCGAGGCGCTCGAAGTCAACTACGTGGGCTTCACCGTCGCCGATGAGGACTGGCTGGTTGGCTACGGGTTGGACGTCGCCCAGCGGTATCGCAATCTCGATTACCTCGCTCGGTACCAACAGGGCGAGTAG
- the tilS gene encoding tRNA lysidine(34) synthetase TilS has translation MVGDRGEDLIGRLLERCSFPVAGTAVTCGVSGGADSLSLLVLSVAAGCEVTAVHVDHGLRPDSANDALVVAEAARRFGAGFRSVRVEVGDGPNLEARARAARHEVLGDALLGHTADDQAETVLWFLARGTGPEGLSGIDPTRRPLLGLRRRETAELCAVLGIDALEDPANADPRFTRNRIRSELISLFNDIARRDVVPAIAAAARHQRDLIEGLDELARNVDPTDARSVAGSARPVAVTAMRQWWRREVQTSYAPDAAALERMLAVARGDRPRADVVAGWQIARTAQRLRLIPPGER, from the coding sequence GTGGTCGGGGATCGCGGCGAGGACTTGATCGGGCGTCTCCTCGAGCGGTGCAGCTTTCCGGTGGCCGGCACGGCGGTGACGTGCGGAGTTTCGGGCGGAGCGGATTCGCTGTCGTTACTGGTGCTCTCGGTGGCCGCAGGGTGCGAGGTGACGGCGGTGCACGTCGATCACGGGCTTCGACCCGACTCGGCGAACGACGCGCTCGTGGTGGCGGAGGCGGCGAGGCGGTTCGGTGCGGGCTTTCGCAGCGTCCGTGTCGAGGTCGGCGACGGCCCCAATCTGGAGGCCCGCGCCCGTGCGGCGCGACACGAGGTGCTCGGCGATGCGTTGTTGGGCCACACCGCTGACGACCAGGCGGAGACGGTCCTGTGGTTCCTCGCGCGCGGCACCGGCCCGGAGGGTCTTTCGGGGATCGATCCGACCCGCCGACCGTTGCTCGGGCTCCGCCGGCGCGAGACCGCTGAATTGTGTGCGGTGCTCGGGATCGACGCGCTCGAAGATCCCGCCAACGCCGACCCCCGGTTCACCCGCAACCGAATCCGAAGCGAACTCATCTCGCTGTTCAACGACATCGCCCGGCGCGACGTGGTGCCGGCGATCGCCGCGGCGGCGAGACACCAACGGGACCTGATCGAGGGCCTCGATGAACTGGCGCGAAATGTCGATCCAACCGATGCCCGTTCCGTCGCCGGCTCTGCCCGCCCGGTGGCCGTGACCGCCATGCGGCAATGGTGGCGTCGTGAGGTGCAGACCTCGTACGCCCCCGATGCCGCCGCACTCGAGCGAATGTTGGCCGTCGCTCGGGGGGACCGCCCGCGAGCCGATGTCGTCGCGGGCTGGCAGATCGCTCGAACCGCGCAGCGCCTCCGGCTGATCCCCCCTGGCGAGCGATGA
- a CDS encoding zinc-dependent metalloprotease — MSGAIDWPTAERVARFVSSRGQGALPAGYSAIHRQFDDFTDQAQGLVEAYTGWQSTSGRARARVVDREGWVRANIASFQRLLRPLTDRVEERLRPGVGTALASRAAGVEIGAMLGWMSQRVLGQYDLLVLEDENPDEQDIVYYVGPNIAALESKFEFPSDEFRLWVALHEVTHRTQFTGKPWLRDYFVEQTTELMTLADPDPTRFFAAIGRIAEGVRSRRNPLDDGLVTLFASTSQRAALDRVGGMMSLLEGHGDVTMDRAGGTAVPSAERFSATLSARRGEVRGTAKLVQKLVGLEAKMAQYAQGEAFIAALEEQGGREYLELAFAGPDNLPSLEEIREPQRWLQRVPAAVAI, encoded by the coding sequence GTGAGCGGCGCGATCGACTGGCCGACCGCCGAGCGCGTCGCCCGGTTTGTCTCATCACGTGGTCAGGGGGCGCTCCCGGCGGGATACAGCGCCATCCATCGCCAATTCGACGACTTCACCGATCAGGCCCAGGGCCTCGTCGAGGCCTACACCGGTTGGCAGTCGACCTCCGGTCGGGCCCGAGCCCGGGTGGTGGATCGCGAAGGCTGGGTCCGAGCGAACATCGCGTCGTTTCAGCGCCTGTTGCGCCCGCTGACCGATCGGGTCGAGGAACGGTTGCGCCCCGGGGTTGGCACCGCGCTTGCGTCGCGGGCCGCGGGGGTCGAGATCGGCGCGATGCTGGGCTGGATGAGCCAGCGCGTGCTCGGCCAATACGACCTACTCGTCCTCGAGGACGAGAATCCCGACGAACAAGACATCGTGTACTACGTCGGGCCGAACATCGCCGCGCTCGAGTCGAAGTTCGAGTTTCCGAGCGACGAGTTCCGGTTGTGGGTGGCGTTGCATGAGGTGACCCATCGCACGCAGTTCACCGGCAAACCCTGGCTGCGCGACTACTTCGTCGAACAGACCACCGAACTCATGACCCTCGCCGATCCGGATCCGACCCGGTTCTTCGCTGCCATCGGCCGCATCGCCGAGGGCGTGCGCTCCCGGCGTAATCCGTTGGACGACGGCCTCGTCACGCTGTTCGCGTCGACCTCGCAGCGGGCCGCACTCGATCGGGTGGGCGGCATGATGAGCCTGCTCGAGGGTCACGGAGACGTGACGATGGACCGCGCCGGTGGAACGGCGGTTCCGTCGGCGGAACGGTTCAGCGCGACGCTGAGCGCTCGCCGAGGCGAGGTGAGAGGCACGGCGAAGCTCGTTCAGAAGCTCGTCGGTCTCGAAGCGAAGATGGCCCAGTACGCGCAGGGGGAGGCGTTCATCGCGGCCCTCGAGGAGCAGGGTGGTCGCGAGTATCTCGAGTTGGCGTTCGCCGGGCCGGACAACCTTCCGAGCCTTGAGGAGATCCGCGAACCGCAACGCTGGTTGCAGCGGGTTCCCGCCGCCGTCGCGATCTGA
- the rsrA gene encoding mycothiol system anti-sigma-R factor — protein MSENCDGALSELYAYLDGELTEDDRVAVEGHLRNCSPCLEAFDFEAEIRKVIANRCQDRCPDELRARIAAAIAECAKPEN, from the coding sequence ATGTCCGAGAACTGCGATGGTGCGCTTTCCGAGCTCTATGCCTACCTCGATGGCGAACTGACCGAGGACGATCGCGTTGCGGTCGAGGGGCATCTTCGCAACTGTTCACCGTGTCTTGAGGCGTTCGATTTCGAAGCCGAGATTCGCAAGGTGATCGCCAACCGCTGCCAGGATCGGTGTCCGGACGAGTTGCGGGCTCGGATCGCTGCGGCGATCGCCGAATGCGCCAAACCCGAGAACTGA
- a CDS encoding sigma-70 family RNA polymerase sigma factor: MADPSTFTDDTAPYVDALYGAARRMTRNTADAEDLMQETFLRAFRAYDRFEQGTNLKAWLYRILTNTYINSYRAKQRRPQESDLADVEDLYLYRRLGGVETSQIGRSAEDQLMDLLTEGEVKEAIESLPENFRMPVLLADVEGFSYKEIAEILDVPIGTVMSRLHRGRKALQKSLWNFASARRLVPDGTASGAAGGNLAPTAREAR, translated from the coding sequence ATGGCCGATCCGTCCACCTTCACCGACGACACCGCACCGTACGTCGACGCGTTGTACGGCGCGGCCCGTCGCATGACGCGAAACACCGCCGATGCCGAGGATCTGATGCAAGAGACGTTCCTGCGGGCGTTTCGTGCCTATGACCGCTTCGAGCAGGGCACCAACTTGAAGGCCTGGCTCTATCGCATCCTGACCAACACCTACATCAACAGTTACCGGGCCAAGCAGCGTCGACCCCAGGAATCGGACCTGGCGGACGTGGAAGACCTGTATCTCTACCGGCGGCTCGGCGGGGTGGAAACGAGCCAGATCGGGCGTAGCGCCGAGGATCAGTTGATGGATCTGCTCACCGAGGGTGAGGTCAAAGAGGCGATCGAGTCGCTCCCGGAGAACTTCCGCATGCCCGTGTTGTTGGCCGATGTCGAAGGGTTTTCTTACAAAGAGATCGCCGAAATCCTGGACGTGCCGATCGGAACGGTGATGAGTCGGCTGCATCGGGGAAGAAAAGCGCTGCAGAAGTCGTTGTGGAATTTTGCGTCCGCTCGCCGCCTTGTTCCCGACGGAACAGCTTCGGGTGCAGCGGGCGGCAACCTGGCACCGACCGCGAGAGAAGCCCGATGA
- a CDS encoding amidohydrolase family protein: MAHDLVIRGGMIVDGTGTEAYRGDVAIDGDRIVEIGTVDATSAARVIDADGAIVTPGFVDLHSHLDAQVGWDPTMSSSCWHGVTSVVMGNCGMTFAPLRPGHHEVLANMMESVEDIPASAILDGLAWNWETYGDYLDRVEEMPKGMNCGGYVGDVALRVYVCGERSIEPEYRATEDELAQMAALVEEALNAGALGYSISRSLSHKVPDGRFVPGTFVDPVEYRTIAEPLRRLGKGVLEAAPRYNDLDGSTWRVDEEVAWMADLSRFTGRPFSFNLLQMKSLGDHYRRVIELCDEANRTGAQVRHQTTPRQVGILFGLGANSLLDSLASWAPLRDRPFAERLAALRDPALRANLVAEGVAQGDGTYGAMYLLTPESGAFYEYAPSDTIAARAAAAGVHPVEFYLDALDATDGRAVANWPVLNNDYGAIEEQLASPASIMGLADAGAHATQIMDASQPTFLLSHWVRDRGTLRLEDAVRRLSSDTADFVGFRDRGRVAVGAFADLNVIDFDNLALPIPEIVNDFPTGAPRFVQRAEGMLHTIVNGRPFMDHGEHTGSLSGRVLRS, from the coding sequence ATGGCACACGATCTGGTGATTCGAGGCGGCATGATCGTCGACGGGACCGGCACCGAGGCCTACCGCGGTGATGTGGCGATCGACGGCGACCGTATCGTCGAGATCGGCACGGTAGATGCCACGTCGGCGGCGCGGGTGATCGACGCCGACGGAGCCATCGTCACCCCCGGCTTCGTCGACCTGCATTCGCACCTCGACGCTCAGGTCGGATGGGACCCGACGATGAGCTCCTCGTGCTGGCACGGGGTCACCTCGGTGGTGATGGGTAACTGCGGCATGACCTTCGCCCCGCTGCGTCCCGGCCACCACGAGGTGCTCGCCAACATGATGGAATCGGTTGAGGACATTCCCGCCTCGGCCATCCTCGACGGACTCGCCTGGAATTGGGAAACCTACGGCGACTACCTCGACCGGGTCGAGGAGATGCCCAAGGGGATGAACTGCGGCGGGTACGTCGGCGATGTCGCGCTACGTGTGTACGTGTGCGGCGAACGGTCGATCGAACCCGAGTACCGCGCCACCGAGGACGAACTCGCACAGATGGCCGCACTCGTGGAGGAGGCGCTCAACGCCGGCGCCCTCGGCTATTCGATCTCGCGGAGCCTGAGCCACAAGGTTCCCGACGGACGATTCGTTCCGGGGACCTTCGTCGACCCGGTCGAGTACCGCACGATCGCCGAACCGCTGCGACGGCTCGGCAAGGGCGTGCTCGAGGCGGCACCGCGGTACAACGATCTGGACGGGTCGACCTGGCGGGTCGATGAGGAGGTCGCCTGGATGGCCGACCTCAGCCGGTTCACCGGACGACCGTTCAGTTTCAACCTGTTGCAGATGAAATCGCTCGGTGATCACTACCGTCGCGTCATCGAGCTCTGCGACGAGGCGAACCGCACCGGGGCCCAGGTGCGCCATCAGACCACCCCGCGTCAGGTCGGCATCCTGTTCGGACTCGGGGCCAACTCACTGCTCGACTCGCTGGCGAGTTGGGCACCGTTGCGCGACCGCCCCTTCGCCGAACGGCTCGCGGCCCTGCGAGACCCGGCGCTGCGTGCGAACCTGGTCGCCGAGGGCGTGGCACAGGGCGACGGCACCTACGGGGCGATGTATCTGCTCACCCCCGAGTCGGGCGCGTTCTACGAGTACGCGCCCTCCGACACGATCGCCGCCCGGGCCGCCGCGGCGGGGGTGCATCCCGTCGAGTTCTACCTCGACGCCCTCGATGCCACCGACGGACGAGCAGTCGCCAACTGGCCGGTACTCAACAACGACTATGGGGCGATCGAGGAGCAGCTTGCAAGCCCGGCGAGCATCATGGGCCTCGCCGACGCCGGCGCTCACGCCACCCAGATCATGGACGCCTCCCAGCCGACGTTCCTGCTGTCGCACTGGGTCCGCGACCGAGGCACGCTCCGGCTCGAAGACGCCGTTCGGCGCCTCAGTTCCGACACCGCGGATTTCGTGGGCTTTCGGGATCGTGGGCGCGTGGCCGTCGGGGCCTTCGCCGACCTCAATGTCATCGACTTCGACAATCTGGCGTTGCCCATCCCGGAGATCGTCAACGACTTCCCGACCGGCGCTCCCCGATTCGTGCAACGGGCCGAGGGCATGTTGCACACGATCGTCAACGGACGTCCGTTCATGGACCACGGCGAACACACCGGCTCGCTCAGCGGACGGGTGCTTCGCTCGTAG
- a CDS encoding TerC family protein, with translation MPNLSTPTVHLLASSAPKDAFHVPAWLWASFLVGVAALLLIDLFVLNKQAHEITTAEAARTSAGWIALGVGFAAVLPFVLDDGGTAAARYLTGYVVEKSLSVDNVFVWAVIFRYFGVPSKYQHRVLFWGIFGALAMRAVFILAGAALLESFEWMMYVFGAILLYTAVNVFRDDEDEIDPEANPALRLVRRVVPVAEHYDGQKLWTREAGRRIATPLFVVLVAIEVTDLLFAVDSVPAILSISSDRFILFSSNAMAILGLRSLYFLLESVRDRLVYLPKGLGIILFYVGIKMVLSKWVHINPFVSLGIILVALTVTVVASLRATRSSDVSSVAQDPSKQG, from the coding sequence GTGCCGAACCTGTCGACGCCCACCGTGCATCTGCTCGCCTCGTCGGCGCCAAAGGACGCGTTTCACGTTCCGGCGTGGCTGTGGGCATCGTTTCTCGTCGGGGTCGCGGCCTTGTTGCTCATCGACCTGTTCGTGTTGAACAAACAGGCACATGAAATCACCACCGCCGAGGCGGCACGGACCTCCGCGGGGTGGATCGCGCTCGGCGTCGGCTTTGCGGCGGTGCTGCCGTTCGTGCTCGACGACGGAGGCACCGCTGCGGCGCGCTACCTGACCGGGTACGTGGTGGAAAAGTCGCTGTCGGTCGACAACGTGTTCGTCTGGGCGGTGATCTTTCGGTACTTCGGTGTCCCGTCCAAGTACCAGCACCGGGTGTTGTTCTGGGGAATTTTCGGGGCGCTGGCAATGCGGGCGGTGTTCATCCTCGCGGGGGCGGCACTCCTGGAGTCGTTCGAATGGATGATGTACGTATTCGGAGCGATCCTGCTCTACACGGCGGTCAACGTGTTTCGAGACGACGAGGACGAGATCGACCCCGAGGCGAATCCGGCCCTGCGTCTGGTGCGCCGTGTCGTGCCCGTCGCGGAGCATTACGACGGACAGAAACTGTGGACGCGCGAAGCCGGTCGTCGAATCGCCACTCCGCTGTTCGTGGTCCTGGTGGCGATCGAGGTGACCGACCTGTTGTTCGCCGTCGACTCGGTGCCGGCGATCCTGTCGATCTCCAGTGATCGCTTCATTCTGTTCTCCTCCAACGCCATGGCGATCCTCGGGCTGCGGTCGCTGTATTTCCTGTTGGAGTCGGTGCGGGATCGCCTCGTGTATCTCCCCAAGGGCCTGGGGATCATCCTGTTCTACGTGGGCATCAAGATGGTTCTGAGCAAGTGGGTGCACATCAACCCGTTCGTCTCGCTCGGGATCATCCTGGTCGCGTTGACCGTCACCGTGGTCGCCTCGCTGCGCGCGACCAGGTCGAGCGACGTCTCGAGCGTTGCGCAGGATCCGTCGAAGCAGGGGTAA